GGCCTCCTCCTGGTGGACGGTGGCGTCCAGCGGCTCCCCGGGTCGGTTCAGCTCCAGGTAGAGCAGGTGCGAGCGCGCCGCCGCCGTCAGGGCGGCGTCGGCGCGGAGGGGTGGGAGAGCCAGCTCGGCGCGCAGGCGGTCGAGGCGGGCGGCCTGCTCCACCGCCACCGTGTCGGGTGCGGGCGGATCCGGCGGCGCGCCGGCCAGCACGCGGAAGGTCCACGACTCTTCCGCGTAGTAGCCCCGATAGGCGATGTAGATGGAGGCGCGATGGAGCCCGGGCGCCAGCGGCGCCGGCGGCCGCTGGCCCACCCAGCCGTCGCTCGCCACCGTCGCCTGGAGCGGCTGCCCGTCCAGCTCCAGGGCGGCCAGCACCTGGTCGGGCCGGAAGTCGGGCGTCAGCACCAGCCGGAGGCCGACCTCGGGGCGGGAGACGGCGACGGTGCCGCTGGGCAACGGGAGATAGTAGCGGAAGCCGGCCTCCGCCCCGTCGGAGGGGGCCTCCGGGCGGTCCTTCTGGTTGGGCGGCGGCCCGGGTTCGACGGGCCCGCCCGCGGAGGCCGGCAGCGCCCCGGCCGCGTGCCCCCGCGGCACCGTCCCGGTCGGCAGCCCGATCGGTGCGGCGGCGGCAAGGCCGATGGCGCCCAGGAAGCCCAGCAGGGCGAGAAGCCCCGGCCCGAACGCCCGGCGGAGCGAGGAGGTGCGGCGCGAGGCGCCCGGAGCGTGCAACGCGGCGATGTGCGCCTCCCGTCCCGAGGCATGGTGGGGACCGTAGACCGCGAGGTCCGCAGCGACATTATCCCGCCCGCCGGGGAGCCCCTCAACGCGGGCGAGCGGCTGAAGCGCGCCCTCCTGGAGGAAGCCCGCCGCCTCGGGCTGCCCCGCGTGGGTGTGGCGCGGGCGGAGCGCTGGCCCGAGGCCGAGGCGCGGCTGGAGCGCCTCCGCCGCGAGGGGGTGCGGGTGCCCTTCACGCACGGGGAGCCCGCCGAGCGGAGCGACCCGCGCCGCTTCCTGCCCGGGGCGCGCTCGCTGCTGGTGGCGCTCCTGCCCTACGGTCCGGCGGCGCCCGGGGGGGAGGCGGCGGGAGGGGTTCCCGGGGCGGCGCCCGCCCCGCCCGGCCGGCCCGCGGGGCGCGTGGCGCGCTACGCGGCAGCCGGCGACTACCATCCCCTCCTCCGCGCCCGCCTCGAGGCGCTGGGCCACCGCCTGGAGGAGCTGCAGCCCGGCTCGCGCTGGCGCGCCAGCGTGGACGGGGGGCTTCTGTCTGAGCGGGCGGCGGCCGTGGCCGCGGGCCTCGGCTGGATCGGGCGGAACGGCTGCCTGATCACGCGCGAGTACGGCTCCTGGGTCCTGCTGGGGGTGCTGGCGGTGGAGGCGGAGTTTCCTCCCGACCCGCCCGCCCGGGGCGGCTGCGGCCGCTGCCGGCGCTGCCTGGAGGCCTGCCCGACGGCGGCGCTGCGGGACGACGGGCTCCTCGACCCCGACCGCTGTCTCTCCACCTGGAGCCAGCTGGCCCGGCCCTTCCCGGCCGAGCTGCGGCCCGCCCTGGGCGACCGGCTCTGGGGCTGCGACACCTGCCAGGAGGTCTGCCCCTACAACCGGGCGGCGGCGCGGCGCGCCGCGCGCGCGGCGGGCGGGGAGGAGGCTCCGGCGCTCTCCCTGCCGGCGCGCCCCGATCGCCTGCCGCTGGCCGAGGTGGCCACCATGGGGCACGGCGCCTTCCGTCGGCTCCTGGGGGGCACACCGGCCGCCTGGCGGGGGCCGCGACCCCTGCGCCGGAACGCCCTCCTGGCGCTGGGCAACCTGCCGCGCGGCGCCTGGGGCGAGCCGGAGGAAGCCGCCCTCCGCCGCGCCCTCGCCTCGACCGATCCCCTCTTGCGCGAGGCGGCCGCCTGGGTGGAGGCCCGCCGCTCCGTCCCGCTGGCGGTGGCGGTGGGCTCGCTCAACCCCAGCAAGGTGGAGGCGGCACGCGAGCTCTTCGCCCGCCTCCGCCCCGGCACGCGGGTGGAGGGGATCGCCGTCCCCAGCGGCGTCCGCGAGCAGCCGCTGGGCGAGGAGGAGACACTGCGAGGGGCTGTGGCCCGCGCCCGGGCGGCGCTG
This genomic window from Bacillota bacterium contains:
- the queG gene encoding tRNA epoxyqueuosine(34) reductase QueG, yielding MVGTVDREVRSDIIPPAGEPLNAGERLKRALLEEARRLGLPRVGVARAERWPEAEARLERLRREGVRVPFTHGEPAERSDPRRFLPGARSLLVALLPYGPAAPGGEAAGGVPGAAPAPPGRPAGRVARYAAAGDYHPLLRARLEALGHRLEELQPGSRWRASVDGGLLSERAAAVAAGLGWIGRNGCLITREYGSWVLLGVLAVEAEFPPDPPARGGCGRCRRCLEACPTAALRDDGLLDPDRCLSTWSQLARPFPAELRPALGDRLWGCDTCQEVCPYNRAAARRAARAAGGEEAPALSLPARPDRLPLAEVATMGHGAFRRLLGGTPAAWRGPRPLRRNALLALGNLPRGAWGEPEEAALRRALASTDPLLREAAAWVEARRSVPLAVAVGSLNPSKVEAARELFARLRPGTRVEGIAVPSGVREQPLGEEETLRGAVARARAALEAAPWADLGVGMEGGVALEEGADGEEPWLINWCAVADRRGGLSRGRGLAMPLPRRFLEALRAGRTLGELMQEESGQAEINAGDGAVGWFTRGLVDRRHLWRDALAAALAPRMESLLGEPGGGPRKRAL